From a region of the Hallerella porci genome:
- a CDS encoding NADH-quinone oxidoreductase subunit N → MTASFMNLLPIVIVALGAMICIATEPFIADKNKQKVIPWIASTFLFLSAISLHFVRLDAGSIFGLLELDVIRLVLLGAVLLCAFLGIGGLQVTLAREKFPAGEPYGLTLLATVGVMIMVQSVDFLPLFIGMELAAYPVYGLVGLRRKDRNANEATFKYFVTGAVFSVLFLYGMALVYGATGTTHFDGKVLAGRESLYSLGVLISAFALLFKAGAAPVHFWVADVYTGASVAVTGFMAAVIKVGALAALGALWMRSGFEKLAPVIITVAILSMVIGAFSGIVQKSIRRIFAFSAVMNAGFIVLGLLMKDLSTMYYFLITYAIASSGALAAISAFSGKGDAKENLDDIRGRGRRHPLEGIAAVICLASLAGLPPLSGFLAKFALFTGVVKTGYIALAAFGFVLSIIAMYYYLRVAIAIFAPAGECKCCGCNALSDSTKFLLRFGIVIAALSLISLAVLPMLIPVTSM, encoded by the coding sequence ATGACCGCTAGTTTTATGAATCTCCTGCCGATTGTAATCGTTGCTCTCGGAGCGATGATTTGCATTGCAACGGAACCTTTCATTGCGGACAAAAATAAGCAGAAAGTGATTCCGTGGATTGCGAGCACATTCTTATTCTTGTCAGCGATTTCACTGCACTTTGTGAGATTGGATGCGGGTTCTATTTTTGGCCTCTTGGAATTGGATGTGATTCGCCTCGTCCTTCTCGGAGCGGTTTTGCTTTGCGCTTTCCTCGGAATTGGCGGTTTGCAAGTGACTCTTGCCCGCGAAAAATTCCCCGCAGGAGAACCGTATGGCCTGACTCTTCTCGCGACTGTTGGCGTCATGATTATGGTGCAGTCGGTGGATTTCCTTCCGCTCTTTATCGGCATGGAACTCGCGGCTTATCCGGTTTACGGCTTGGTCGGCTTGCGCCGCAAAGATCGCAATGCGAATGAAGCGACTTTCAAATATTTTGTGACGGGTGCTGTGTTCAGCGTTCTTTTCCTTTACGGGATGGCGCTTGTTTACGGGGCAACGGGAACGACGCACTTTGACGGTAAAGTTCTCGCAGGTCGCGAAAGTTTGTATTCTCTCGGCGTTTTGATTTCGGCGTTTGCGCTTCTCTTTAAGGCGGGCGCAGCTCCGGTTCATTTCTGGGTGGCTGACGTTTACACCGGCGCATCGGTTGCGGTGACGGGCTTTATGGCTGCAGTCATTAAGGTCGGCGCTTTGGCTGCTCTCGGTGCACTTTGGATGCGTTCGGGCTTTGAAAAACTCGCTCCGGTGATTATTACAGTGGCGATTCTTTCGATGGTCATCGGCGCATTCTCGGGAATTGTGCAAAAGTCCATTCGTCGAATTTTTGCTTTCTCGGCGGTGATGAATGCGGGCTTTATCGTTCTCGGTCTTTTGATGAAAGATTTGAGCACGATGTATTACTTCCTCATCACTTATGCGATTGCTTCGTCGGGCGCTCTCGCTGCGATTTCGGCTTTTAGCGGAAAGGGCGATGCGAAAGAAAACTTGGACGATATCCGCGGTCGCGGCCGTCGTCATCCGTTAGAAGGAATTGCGGCGGTGATTTGCCTTGCAAGCCTTGCGGGACTTCCGCCGCTTTCGGGATTCCTCGCGAAGTTCGCACTTTTTACCGGCGTGGTGAAGACGGGTTATATCGCTCTTGCGGCGTTTGGCTTTGTGCTTTCGATTATCGCGATGTATTATTATTTGCGCGTGGCGATTGCGATTTTTGCGCCGGCAGGAGAATGCAAGTGCTGCGGTTGCAATGCGCTTAGCGATTCGACGAAGTTCTTGCTTCGCTTCGGGATTGTGATAGCAGCGCTTTCGCTTATTTCGTTAGCGGTGCTTCCGATGCTTATCCCGGTGACATCGATGTAA
- a CDS encoding histidine triad nucleotide-binding protein, producing the protein MSDCIFCKIAAGEIPSTKVYEDAEFCAFKDLNPQAPVHILLIPKKHISSLLELQEADATLMGKLLFRGQKIAKEQGLGESGVRFVFNCKDDAGQTVHHIHCHILGGARLSDSFGVR; encoded by the coding sequence ATGTCTGATTGTATTTTTTGCAAAATTGCTGCCGGTGAAATTCCTTCCACCAAAGTTTACGAAGACGCTGAATTTTGCGCGTTCAAAGATTTGAATCCGCAAGCGCCTGTTCACATTTTGCTCATTCCGAAGAAGCATATTTCAAGTCTGCTCGAATTGCAAGAAGCCGACGCCACTCTCATGGGAAAGCTCCTTTTCCGCGGTCAGAAAATTGCAAAAGAACAAGGCTTAGGCGAAAGCGGTGTGCGTTTTGTCTTTAACTGCAAAGATGACGCCGGACAAACTGTGCATCACATTCACTGCCACATTCTCGGCGGTGCGCGCTTAAGCGATAGCTTCGGAGTGCGTTAA
- the ispF gene encoding 2-C-methyl-D-erythritol 2,4-cyclodiphosphate synthase gives MEKVFRSGIGFDVHKLVEGRKCIIGGVDIPYEKGLLGHSDADVLLHAISDALLGAAGLGDIGTYFPDTDPAFLNADSLVLLSRVREEVVKAGCKIESVDSVVICERPKVNPHREQMKANIARVLQVPVERIGVKASTSEKLGFTGRGEGIASQAVATVSKIYE, from the coding sequence ATGGAAAAAGTATTTCGTTCTGGTATCGGTTTTGACGTTCACAAATTGGTCGAAGGCCGCAAATGCATTATCGGCGGCGTTGATATTCCGTATGAAAAAGGTTTGCTCGGGCACAGCGATGCCGATGTTCTTTTGCACGCGATTAGCGATGCGCTTTTGGGCGCAGCGGGGCTCGGCGATATCGGCACGTATTTTCCGGATACGGATCCGGCGTTTTTGAATGCGGACAGTTTGGTTTTGCTTTCGCGCGTCCGCGAAGAAGTGGTGAAGGCGGGCTGCAAAATTGAGAGCGTCGATAGCGTTGTGATTTGCGAACGGCCGAAGGTGAATCCGCATCGGGAACAGATGAAGGCGAATATCGCGCGCGTGCTCCAAGTTCCGGTGGAACGCATCGGCGTGAAGGCGAGTACGAGTGAAAAGCTCGGGTTCACGGGACGCGGCGAAGGAATTGCGTCGCAGGCTGTGGCGACGGTGAGCAAAATTTACGAGTAA
- a CDS encoding SLC13 family permease, whose product MITTLVILVISMILFVHGKIRSDIVALGSLVLLLIFGVISVDEALAGFSNPIVLMMLGLFIVGGAVFRTGLARVAGQKIVKIVGNNENFLFVAVMLVTGFIGAFVGITGTAALMLPIVMSVSAGTKSGPKRFLMPMAFACSLGGMMTLIGTPPNMVISDTLVRAGFPELKLFSFTPIGAFVLLLMIAAMIPLSHFLCKKSEEKKVDELRPKSLRELADEYSLSRNVTRVRVRMDSPLIGRSFAELKLPNTYNLTVIEIDRPSRGKFFGSSGRELVGPQSVPFGGDTLYVLGDTANVEKFAEEMRTDVLKAGEGRGSSLHFQNWGIAEVLLMPDSSLINRNVLETNFRAQFGVNILGIQRKGAYILSDLKDEKLKSRDTLLVQGTWDNIRKLSMSNTEWIVLGEPLESAESVPLDHKMPFAAVILLLMVILMVTSVVPPVAAVFIAALLMILTGCFRNVEDAYNSINWESTVLIAAMLPMSTALEKTGVSGMIANGLVENLGSLGPFALLAGIYYTTSIVTIFISNTATAVLLAPIAMSAATGLGVSPYPFLFAVTVSASCCFISPFSTPPNALVMNAGRYAFNDYLKIGGPLQFAMGAVMTFVLPLFFPF is encoded by the coding sequence TTGATAACAACACTCGTCATTTTAGTTATTTCGATGATTCTTTTTGTGCACGGGAAAATCCGTTCGGATATTGTTGCGCTCGGATCGCTTGTGCTGTTACTGATTTTCGGAGTGATTTCTGTCGACGAAGCGCTTGCGGGATTTTCAAATCCCATCGTTCTCATGATGCTTGGACTTTTCATTGTCGGCGGGGCTGTTTTTCGGACGGGACTCGCTCGCGTCGCCGGGCAAAAAATTGTAAAAATCGTCGGCAACAATGAAAATTTTCTCTTTGTCGCGGTGATGCTCGTGACGGGATTTATCGGCGCATTTGTCGGGATTACGGGAACGGCTGCGTTAATGCTTCCGATTGTGATGAGCGTTTCGGCGGGAACAAAATCGGGCCCGAAGCGTTTTCTCATGCCGATGGCGTTTGCGTGCAGCCTCGGCGGGATGATGACTTTAATCGGGACGCCGCCGAACATGGTGATTAGCGATACCCTTGTGCGTGCGGGATTTCCTGAATTAAAATTGTTTTCGTTTACGCCGATCGGTGCGTTTGTGCTTCTTCTCATGATTGCTGCGATGATTCCTTTGTCGCACTTTCTCTGCAAAAAATCCGAAGAAAAAAAAGTCGACGAACTGCGCCCGAAATCGCTTCGCGAATTGGCCGATGAATACAGTCTTTCGCGCAATGTGACGCGCGTCCGCGTCCGGATGGATTCGCCGTTAATCGGACGTTCTTTTGCCGAATTAAAATTACCGAATACATATAATTTAACCGTCATCGAAATCGATAGACCGAGTCGCGGAAAATTTTTTGGTAGTTCGGGGCGAGAATTAGTCGGACCGCAAAGTGTTCCGTTTGGCGGTGATACTCTTTATGTTTTGGGCGATACGGCGAACGTGGAAAAATTTGCCGAAGAAATGCGCACCGATGTTTTGAAAGCGGGCGAAGGTCGCGGCTCTTCTTTGCATTTTCAAAATTGGGGAATCGCTGAAGTTCTCCTTATGCCCGATTCTTCGCTTATCAATCGCAATGTTTTAGAAACAAATTTCCGCGCGCAATTCGGCGTGAACATTTTGGGAATTCAGCGCAAAGGCGCTTATATTTTGAGCGATTTAAAAGACGAAAAATTAAAATCCCGCGATACTCTTTTGGTGCAAGGAACGTGGGACAATATCCGCAAACTTTCGATGTCGAATACAGAATGGATTGTCCTCGGCGAACCTTTGGAATCCGCGGAATCGGTGCCGCTCGATCACAAAATGCCTTTTGCCGCAGTGATTCTTCTCTTGATGGTAATTCTCATGGTGACAAGCGTAGTGCCTCCGGTAGCCGCGGTATTTATCGCAGCGCTTCTCATGATTTTGACGGGATGCTTCCGCAATGTGGAAGACGCGTATAATTCCATCAACTGGGAAAGTACAGTCCTTATCGCCGCGATGCTTCCGATGTCTACGGCTCTCGAAAAGACAGGCGTTTCGGGAATGATTGCGAACGGACTTGTGGAAAATTTGGGCTCTCTTGGACCGTTTGCGCTTCTCGCGGGCATTTATTATACGACTTCGATTGTCACGATTTTCATCAGCAATACAGCGACAGCGGTGCTTCTCGCACCGATTGCGATGAGTGCAGCGACCGGCCTCGGGGTGAGTCCGTATCCGTTTTTGTTTGCGGTGACTGTCTCTGCTAGTTGCTGTTTCATTTCACCGTTTTCAACGCCGCCCAATGCGCTCGTGATGAACGCAGGCCGT
- the recO gene encoding DNA repair protein RecO translates to MLKQTRVIILHRMPYSDSSLIVKGFCFDFGVLSFLVKSAKSKNSPFKASLDPLSESEIVFNDSGKSDLHFIREASLIDWFPNLRKNLEKTAMAEVIAEILLRYLPAGLSQELDFRYTEKAFQILDRSENFQDVLARWLWHIADCEGYALNFSECIRCGTPISQIPADFSFESGGSICANCLGVFRPHYSPEFLQDIAHLVFRLPLQNPRQIEEEFFKYLKSHLGENREIKSYHWLQEVRNYAFCNTNS, encoded by the coding sequence TTGCTCAAACAAACCCGGGTCATCATCCTTCATCGGATGCCCTACAGCGATTCTTCGCTTATCGTCAAAGGTTTTTGCTTTGACTTTGGAGTGCTTTCTTTTTTGGTAAAAAGCGCCAAAAGCAAAAACAGTCCGTTCAAAGCTTCTCTCGATCCTTTGTCCGAAAGCGAAATCGTCTTCAATGACTCGGGAAAAAGCGATTTGCATTTTATCCGCGAAGCGAGTCTTATCGATTGGTTTCCAAATCTGCGGAAAAATTTAGAGAAGACCGCGATGGCAGAAGTTATCGCCGAAATTCTTTTGCGGTATTTGCCCGCGGGCCTTTCGCAAGAACTCGATTTCCGTTATACGGAAAAAGCTTTTCAAATTTTAGACCGCAGTGAAAATTTTCAAGATGTTCTCGCCCGCTGGCTTTGGCACATCGCCGACTGCGAAGGCTACGCATTAAATTTTTCGGAATGTATCCGCTGCGGTACTCCGATTTCACAAATTCCCGCGGACTTTTCTTTTGAATCCGGCGGTTCCATTTGTGCAAATTGCCTCGGCGTTTTTCGTCCGCATTATTCCCCCGAATTTTTGCAGGACATCGCTCATCTCGTTTTTCGATTACCGCTTCAAAATCCGCGTCAAATCGAAGAAGAATTTTTTAAATATTTAAAATCCCATCTCGGAGAAAATCGAGAAATTAAATCTTACCATTGGTTACAAGAGGTTCGAAATTATGCTTTCTGCAACACAAATTCTTGA
- the nadA gene encoding quinolinate synthase NadA, whose product MTAQELFDRLKSVQPGTVLCNYTMEYCKKLIPVINEINELKKERNAVILAHSYVAPEIILGVADYDGDSFKLSQDATKVQADTIVFAAVRFMGETAKILNPNKDVLIPGPLSGCSLADSITGNDVRELRKKYPNHTFACYINTTADVKAECDVCVTSSNVYKIISSLPNDKIVFVPDQLMGKNLQEALQQKGIHKEIVLYSGCCYVHEKYDPELIRFFREQNPGLRVVSHPECHPGVALLSDFVGSTGQMVKYIKDQPEKTPFLLLTECGLNARMQYEFPQKSFIGSCSMCKYMKSNSLENILETLRHPEKAAKVELDTDVMNRARHCIDEMFRYAAM is encoded by the coding sequence ATGACAGCGCAAGAACTTTTCGACAGACTCAAATCCGTTCAACCGGGCACTGTTCTCTGCAATTATACGATGGAGTATTGCAAGAAATTGATTCCGGTGATTAACGAAATCAATGAACTGAAAAAAGAACGTAATGCGGTGATTCTCGCTCACAGTTATGTGGCGCCAGAAATTATCCTCGGCGTTGCCGATTACGATGGCGACAGTTTTAAGCTGAGTCAAGATGCGACGAAAGTCCAAGCGGATACGATTGTTTTTGCTGCGGTTCGTTTTATGGGCGAAACGGCGAAAATTTTAAATCCGAATAAAGATGTTTTGATTCCGGGACCGCTTTCGGGCTGTAGCCTTGCGGATAGTATTACCGGAAACGATGTGCGCGAATTGCGCAAGAAATATCCGAATCATACTTTTGCATGCTACATTAACACGACTGCCGATGTGAAGGCAGAATGCGATGTATGCGTGACGAGTTCGAATGTTTACAAAATCATTTCGAGCTTGCCGAACGATAAAATTGTCTTCGTTCCCGATCAGTTGATGGGAAAAAATTTACAAGAAGCGCTTCAGCAAAAAGGCATTCACAAAGAAATTGTGCTGTATTCGGGCTGCTGCTATGTGCACGAAAAATACGATCCTGAATTGATTCGTTTCTTCCGCGAACAGAATCCGGGTTTACGCGTGGTGAGCCATCCGGAATGTCATCCGGGAGTCGCTCTTCTCAGCGATTTCGTCGGCAGTACAGGACAAATGGTCAAGTATATCAAAGATCAGCCCGAAAAAACGCCGTTCTTGCTTTTGACCGAATGCGGTTTGAATGCGCGGATGCAATATGAATTCCCGCAGAAATCGTTCATCGGTAGCTGCAGCATGTGCAAATACATGAAGTCGAATTCGCTCGAAAATATTCTGGAAACGCTTCGCCATCCGGAGAAAGCGGCGAAGGTGGAATTAGACACCGATGTGATGAATCGCGCAAGACATTGCATTGACGAAATGTTCCGCTACGCTGCGATGTAA
- the panB gene encoding 3-methyl-2-oxobutanoate hydroxymethyltransferase has product MLSATQILECKGKRKIAQITAYDYGFAKIAEAAHADQILVGDSLANTMLGYKSTQSVGMNEMLIFTAAVCRGAPNTHVIGDMPYRSYETPELALENAKKFIDVGASSVKIEGYKPEVVEILRKNNIDVCAHLGLLPQTATSLKQVGKTEEEAERILKEAIEMDQCGAYAMVLEHIPESLGERITKAVKLITIGIGGGSHTDGHVTVLQDAIGINGGKIPPFATKFCSVFDVAKKGIEDYVKFVHEENF; this is encoded by the coding sequence ATGCTTTCTGCAACACAAATTCTTGAATGCAAAGGTAAACGGAAAATCGCCCAAATTACCGCCTACGATTACGGTTTTGCAAAAATTGCCGAAGCCGCTCACGCCGATCAAATTCTCGTCGGCGATAGTCTTGCAAACACAATGCTCGGCTATAAAAGCACACAATCCGTGGGCATGAACGAAATGCTCATCTTCACCGCTGCCGTTTGCCGCGGCGCTCCGAACACTCATGTCATCGGCGATATGCCTTATCGCAGTTACGAAACGCCGGAACTCGCCCTCGAAAACGCCAAAAAATTTATCGATGTCGGCGCTTCTTCGGTAAAAATCGAAGGCTACAAACCCGAAGTCGTTGAAATTCTCCGCAAAAATAATATCGACGTTTGTGCACATTTAGGCCTTTTACCGCAAACCGCAACAAGCTTAAAGCAAGTCGGCAAAACCGAAGAAGAAGCCGAACGCATTTTAAAAGAAGCGATTGAAATGGATCAATGCGGCGCTTACGCCATGGTCCTCGAACACATTCCCGAATCCCTCGGTGAACGCATCACCAAAGCGGTGAAACTCATCACCATCGGAATCGGCGGCGGTTCTCATACCGACGGACACGTTACCGTTTTGCAAGATGCCATCGGCATTAACGGCGGAAAAATTCCTCCCTTTGCCACGAAATTTTGCAGCGTTTTTGATGTAGCGAAAAAAGGCATCGAAGATTACGTCAAATTCGTTCACGAAGAAAATTTCTAA